A region from the Gallus gallus isolate bGalGal1 chromosome 25, bGalGal1.mat.broiler.GRCg7b, whole genome shotgun sequence genome encodes:
- the PSMB4 gene encoding proteasome subunit beta type-4 isoform X2, with product MGARVGLGRARRWACGVTDGSGAVGTPMVTGTSVLGVKFEGGVVIAADMMGSYGSLARFRSISRLLRVNDSTVLGASGDYADFQYLTQIINQMVIDEELLGDGHSYSPKAIHSWLTRVMYNRRSKINPLWNTVVIGGFYNGESFLGYVDMLGVAYEAPTLATGYGAALAQPLMREVLEKKPSLTKEEARDLIERCMKILYYRDARSFNRYEVAIVTEKGVEVEGPLTLEANWDIAHLVSGFE from the exons atgggggcacgggtggggctggggagggcgCGGAGATGGGCGTGCGGAGTCACGGATGGCagcggggctgtggg GACCCCCATGGTGACGGGCACGTCGGTGCTGGGCGTCAAGTTTGAGGGCGGCGTCGTCATCGCGGCGGACATGATGGGCTCCTACGGCTCCCTGGCGCGCTTCCGCAGCATCTCCCGGCTGCTGAGGGTCAACGACAGCACCGTGCTGGGCGCCTCTGGCGACTACGCCGACTTCCAGTACCTGACGCAGATCATCAACCAGATGGT AATTGATGAGGAACTGCTGGGAGATGGCCACAGTTACAGCCCCAAAGCCATTCATTCCTGGCTGACCAGAGTCATGTACAACCGGAGGTCCAAGATCAACCCACTGTGGAACACTGTTGTCATTGGAGGGTTCTACAACGGTGAGAG CTTCCTTGGTTATGTGGACATGCTCGGCGTGGCCTACGAAGCCCCAACGCTCGCTACGGGGTACGGCGCGGCCCTGGCTCAG CCGTTGATGAGAGAAGTCTTGGAGAAGAAGCCCAGCCTGACCAAGGAGGAAGCCCGCGACTTGATTGAGCGCTGCATGAAGATTTTGTACTACAGAGATGCTCGGTCCTTCAACAGA tATGAAGTCGCCATCGTAACAGAGAAGGGAGTGGAGGTGGAGGGACCACTGACCCTGGAGGCCAACTGGGACATCGCACACCTCGTCAG TGGCTTCGAGTGA
- the CGN gene encoding cingulin, giving the protein MERTAEKQSPVDYGVQIRFINDLQEPKKAPKARAKPGSYGVAVRVQGIAGQPFVVLNSGEKGSDSFGVQIKSDGSYPAGTTGPRPPDLPPELDLPENRYVRPQPSYSVSDEEHSAAPVPTRHKPHSKMGAELRRTQSHGNLLAATDGPMATSSRSSSTLNIAHPTHRKGSGIGVAPSSDSESSVSQHAGGDIDTEPLSSVNSLISKFDGKVQQRGRAARRSRLASEERKRSQSLDARSTVPNGRAVSAPSPLPTGAGRSAMVNRGTEERPQSKAQTELQLKSTPDLLRDQQEVAQPDSSEDPKELIYGILKEGSRDSGAMLKRKAALVLEKLQEVAAPTKGTACSQPQHHALAQRVEELQERLDEESKLRQKLELTKERSTTRALEEAQEESARLRAALEKRMQELQRSSKELGEAKAAQMRAEEQLKAVRTEMGTATDTNALYRELEEAREELEEALSSRQRLEEHLRLRERELTALKGALKEEVANHDRELERVRLQCHSDMEQLRRSVEDISQNRADLESEKQKIGAVVRNLQRELEESAEETGHWREMFQRNKDELRAAKQELLQVKMEREEFEEELRELRERFAATREEVERARSSAADPAEMEALRTELRRAREAQRELMEEKEQREEVVRQREEELQVLRSTVQDEAQSHSGAMEQCQRKMERLREERDEAVRAKVSLEGEREAVEAALRELQEQHEELQRKVQGLETQLKDYERMGENWEGSQARLREKITKLEAERRRAEESLSEATDREQELLRAQRALETRLDEAQRGMARLTQEQQELSASLQDEQKQKEQLKRAKSELEEQKRLLDRSTEKLNRELEQMTEESNRSLAALKAQLEECKEKSRKEITDSQKQAKDRSAEVEKMQFSVGRLQDEVTRLKQALQDSQAERDGALLERDVMLQRLRGLEEEADAKRRSQDDRSRQLKALEEKSKRLEEELEEERSTAELLTERVNRSRDQIDQLRAELLQERSSRQDLECDKVSLERQNKELKSRLASSEGMQKVGSSVSQLEARLEELQDRLQAEEREKSVLQSSNRKLERKVKELTIQIDDERQHVNDQKDQLSLRVKALKRQVDEAEEEIERLEAARKKAQRELEEQHELNEQLQGRIKALEKEAWRRAARAAADSSLQDDALSSDEDLDSAYGPSSIASLLNEANLQTSSC; this is encoded by the exons ATGGAGCGCACGGCAGAGAAGCAGAGCCCGGTGGACTACGGCGTCCAGATCCGCTTCATCAATGACCTCCAGGAGCCCAAGAAGGCCCCGAAGGCGCGCGCCAAGCCGGGCTCCTATGGGGTGGCCGTGCGCGTGCAGGGCATCGCGGGGCAGCCCTTCGTTGTCCTCAACAGTGGTGAAAAGGGCAGCGATTCCTTTGGGGTGCAGATCAAAAGTGACGGCTCCTACCCTGCAGGGACCACCGGCCCCCGGCCCCCGGATCTGCCCCCTGAGCTGGACCTCCCTGAAAACCGCTATGTGCGCCCACAGCCTTCCTACAGCGTGTCGGATGAAGAGCACAGTGCCGCCCCAGTGCCCACCCGGCACAAACCCCATAGCAAAATGGGGGCCGAGCTGCGCCGGACGCAGTCCCATGGCAATCTGCTGGCCGCCACCGATGGGCCCATGGCCAccagctccaggagcagcagcacactgaacATTGCCCACCCCACACACCGCAAAGGCTCCGGGATTGGGGTCGCCCCCTCCTCGGACTCGGAGAGCTCGGTGTCACAGCACGCAGGTGGTGACATCGACACCGAACCGCTCTCCTCGGTGAATTCGCTCATCAGTAAATTTGATGGCAAAGTGCAGCAGCGCGGCCGTGCGGCGCGCCGATCCCGCCTGGCCTCGGAGGAGAGGAAGCGCTCGCAGAGCCTGGACGCCCGCAGCACCGTTCCCAATGGCCGTGCTGTGAGTGCGCCGTCCCCATTGCCCACCGGGGCAGGCAGAAGTGCAATGGTGAATCGTGGCACCGAGGAGCGGCCGCAGAGCAAAGCCCAGACAGAACTGCAG CTGAAGTCGACGCCGGATCTACTGCGGGACCAGCAGGAAGTGGCCCAGCCTGACAGCAGTGAGGACCCCAAAGAGCTCATTTATGGGATCCTGAAGGAGGG GAGCAGGGACAGCGGTGCGATGCTGAAGAGGAAGGCTGCGCTGgtgctggagaagctgcaggaaGTGGCG GCACCCACCAAGGGGACGGcgtgctcccagccccagcaccacgCGCTGGCCCAGAgggtggaggagctgcaggagaggtTGGATGAGGAGAGCAAG CTCCGCCAGAAGTTGGAGCTGACCAAGGAGCGCAGCACCACGCGGGcgctggaggaggcacaggagGAGAGCGCACGGCTGCGGGCAGcgctggagaagagaatgcaggagctgcagaggagcagcaaggA gCTCGGGGAGGCGAAGGCGGCACAGATGcgagcagaggagcagctgaaagcagTGCGCACAGAGATGGGGACAGCGACGGACACCAACGCTCTGTACAGG gagctggaggaggcccgggaggagctggaggaggccCTGAGCTCCCGGCAGCGGTTGGAGGAGCACCTGCGGCTGCGGGAACGGGAGCTGACGGCCCTGAAAGGGGCTCTGAAGGAGGAGGTGGCCAACCACGACCGCGAGCTGGAGCGTGTGCGGCTGCAGTGCCACAGTGACATGGAGCAGCTCCGGCGCAGCGTGGAGGACATCTCGCAG AACCGGGCCGACCTGGagtcagagaagcagaaaatcGGTGCGGTGGTGCGGAATCTTCAGCGTGAACTGGAGGAGAGTGCCGAGGAGACGGGGCATTGGAGGGAGATGTTCCAGCGGAACAAGGACGAGCTGCGCGCCGCCAAGCAGGA ACTGCTGCAGGTGAAGATGGAGCGGGAGGAGTTCGAGGAGGAGCTGCGGGAGCTGCGGGAGCGCTTTGCGGCCACGCGGGAGGAAGTGGAGAGGGCGCGGAGCAGCGCAGCCGACCCCGCAGAGATGGAAGCGCTGCGCACG gAGCTGCGCCGGGCGCGGGAGGCACAGCGGGAGCTgatggaggagaaggagcagcGGGAGGAGGTGGTGCGGCAGCGTGaagaggagctgcaggtgctgcgCAGCACTGTGCAGGATGAGGCCCAGAGCCACAGCGGAGCCATGGAGCAGTGCCAGCGCAAGATGGAGCGGCTGCGGGAGGAGAGGGATGAGGCTGTCAGG GCAAAGGTTTCCCTGGAGGGTGAGAGGGAGGCGGTGGAGGCAGCACTGCGGGAGCTGCAGGAACAGCacgaggagctgcagaggaaggtGCAGGGCTTGGAGACGCAGCTGAAGGACTACGAGCGCATGGGGGAAAACTGGGAGGGCTCCCAGGCACGGCTCCGTGAAAAGATCACCAAACTGGAG gCAGAGCGCAGACGCGCAGAGGAGTCGTTGAGCGAAGCCACAGACcgtgagcaggagctgctgcggGCACAGCGGGCGCTGGAGACGCGTCTGGATGAGGCGCAGAGGGGAATGGCGCGGCTGAcgcaggagcagcaggagctgagcgcGTCCCTGCAGGAcgagcagaagcagaaggagcagctgaagcGTGCCAAGAGCgagctggaggagcagaagcGGCTGCTGGACCGCAGCACCGAGAAGCTGAACAGAGAG ctggagcagaTGACAGAGGAGTCCAACCGCTCACTGGCTGCGCTCAAGGCTCAGCTGGAGGAATGCAAGGAGAAATCCCGCAAGGAGATCACCGATTCCCAGAAACAAGCCAAGGACCGCAGCGCCGAGGTGGAGAAGATGCAGTTCAGCGTGGGACGGCTGCAGGACGAG GTCACCCGGCTGAAGCAGGCGCTGCAGGACAGCCAGGCGGAGCGGGATGGAGCGCTGCTGGAGCGGGACGTGATGCTGCAGCGCCTGCGTGGCCTCGAGGAGGAGGCGGATGCCAAGAGGCGCTCCCAGGACGATCGCTCACGGCAGCTCAAGGCGCTGGAG GAGAAGTCCAAGCgcctggaggaggagctggaggaggagcgaagcacagctgagctgctgacaGAGCGCGTCAACCGCAGCCGTGATCAG atCGACCAGCTgcgtgctgagctgctgcaggagcgcTCGAGCCGCCAGGACCTGGAGTGTGACAAGGTCTCACTGGAGCGCCAG AACAAGGAGCTGAAGAGCCGCCTGGCCAGCTCCGAGGGCATGCAGAAGGTGGGCAGCTCTGTCTCACAGCTGGAGGCGcgcctggaggagctgcaggaccGGCTGCAGGCCGAGGAGAG GGAGAAGAGCGTCCTCCAGTCCTCCAACCGCAAGCTGGAGCGCAAGGTGAAGGAGCTGACCATCCAGATCGATGATGAACGGCAGCACGTCAACGACCAGAAGGACCAG CTGAGCCTGCGCGTGAAGGCGCTGAAGCGGCAGGTGGATGAGGCCGAGGAGGAGATCGAGCGGCTGGAGGCTGCCCGCAAGAAGGCACAGcgggagctggaggagcagcacgaGCTCaatgagcagctgcagggccgcATCAAGGCGCTGGAGAAGGAGGCCTG gcGCAGAGCTGCCCGCGCGGCCGCCGACTCCTCGCTGCAGGACGACGCGCTCAGCTCCGATGAGGACCTGGACAGCGCCTACGGGCCCTCCTCCATCGCTTCGCTGCTCAACGAGGCCAACCTGCAGACCAGCTCCTgctga
- the PSMB4 gene encoding proteasome subunit beta type-4 isoform X1, with protein MEVGGARAPPPFWAGGPSPGAAYSPGGIGIGAGLRPYSRTLTPMVTGTSVLGVKFEGGVVIAADMMGSYGSLARFRSISRLLRVNDSTVLGASGDYADFQYLTQIINQMVIDEELLGDGHSYSPKAIHSWLTRVMYNRRSKINPLWNTVVIGGFYNGESFLGYVDMLGVAYEAPTLATGYGAALAQPLMREVLEKKPSLTKEEARDLIERCMKILYYRDARSFNRYEVAIVTEKGVEVEGPLTLEANWDIAHLVSGFE; from the exons ATGGAGGTTGGGGGAGCGCGCGCGCCGCCGCCGTTCTGGGCCGGGGGTCCCTCCCCGGGGGCAGCGTACAGCCCCGGGGGGATCGGGATCGGGGCCGGACTGCGGCCCTACAGCCGTACCCT GACCCCCATGGTGACGGGCACGTCGGTGCTGGGCGTCAAGTTTGAGGGCGGCGTCGTCATCGCGGCGGACATGATGGGCTCCTACGGCTCCCTGGCGCGCTTCCGCAGCATCTCCCGGCTGCTGAGGGTCAACGACAGCACCGTGCTGGGCGCCTCTGGCGACTACGCCGACTTCCAGTACCTGACGCAGATCATCAACCAGATGGT AATTGATGAGGAACTGCTGGGAGATGGCCACAGTTACAGCCCCAAAGCCATTCATTCCTGGCTGACCAGAGTCATGTACAACCGGAGGTCCAAGATCAACCCACTGTGGAACACTGTTGTCATTGGAGGGTTCTACAACGGTGAGAG CTTCCTTGGTTATGTGGACATGCTCGGCGTGGCCTACGAAGCCCCAACGCTCGCTACGGGGTACGGCGCGGCCCTGGCTCAG CCGTTGATGAGAGAAGTCTTGGAGAAGAAGCCCAGCCTGACCAAGGAGGAAGCCCGCGACTTGATTGAGCGCTGCATGAAGATTTTGTACTACAGAGATGCTCGGTCCTTCAACAGA tATGAAGTCGCCATCGTAACAGAGAAGGGAGTGGAGGTGGAGGGACCACTGACCCTGGAGGCCAACTGGGACATCGCACACCTCGTCAG TGGCTTCGAGTGA